The proteins below come from a single Streptococcus hyointestinalis genomic window:
- a CDS encoding tRNA (cytidine(34)-2'-O)-methyltransferase codes for MNIEALSQQNHRSDSSSNHIVLFEPQIPANTGNIARTCAATNSPLHIIRPMGFPIDDKKMKRAGLDYWDKLDVTFYDSLEEFLEACDGKLHLISKFASRVYSEENYNDGCAHYFLFGREDKGLPEDFMRQHADKALRIPMNDQHVRSLNLSNTACMIVYEALRQQSFPNLELSHVYEKDKLK; via the coding sequence ATGAATATCGAAGCACTCAGCCAGCAAAACCACCGCAGTGATAGCAGTTCTAACCACATCGTTTTATTTGAACCACAGATTCCGGCTAATACTGGCAATATCGCCCGCACCTGCGCTGCGACTAACAGCCCCCTTCATATCATTCGCCCTATGGGTTTTCCTATTGATGACAAGAAAATGAAGCGTGCTGGGCTTGATTATTGGGATAAGCTTGATGTGACTTTTTACGATAGCTTAGAAGAGTTTTTAGAGGCTTGTGATGGCAAACTCCACTTGATTAGTAAGTTTGCTAGTCGTGTCTATTCTGAGGAAAATTATAACGATGGCTGTGCCCATTACTTTTTATTTGGGCGTGAGGATAAGGGCTTGCCAGAGGATTTTATGCGCCAACATGCTGACAAGGCTCTGCGTATTCCTATGAATGACCAGCACGTCAGAAGTCTCAATCTCTCAAATACTGCCTGCATGATTGTCTATGAAGCGCTGCGCCAGCAGTCATTTCCAAATCTAGAGTTGAGCCATGTCTATGAAAAAGACAAGTTGAAATAA